The following are encoded together in the Pedobacter sp. D749 genome:
- a CDS encoding DUF4251 domain-containing protein translates to MKRLNLILSLAFLSIGLHSFAQTNKETTVKIVADKNYTFIANTAVPMSNNDVNRVLAMMPGSQGGSSINLSGSQYDVKVTKDSIVAYLPYFGRSFSAPMDPTQGGIKFTSKNFTYTESKNKKGTYIIQINTKDVTRENYRFTINISTNGYASLTASSMNKQPIIFNGYLDEPKKQD, encoded by the coding sequence ATGAAACGTTTAAATTTAATATTGAGCCTCGCATTTCTTTCGATAGGACTTCATTCTTTTGCCCAAACCAATAAAGAAACTACAGTAAAAATTGTTGCGGATAAAAATTACACTTTTATTGCCAACACAGCCGTACCGATGTCAAACAATGATGTTAATAGAGTATTGGCAATGATGCCAGGCAGTCAAGGGGGCTCTTCAATAAACCTATCTGGATCGCAATACGACGTGAAGGTTACTAAAGACAGTATTGTTGCTTATCTGCCTTATTTTGGAAGATCTTTTTCCGCTCCAATGGATCCGACACAGGGTGGCATTAAATTTACTTCAAAAAATTTCACCTATACTGAATCTAAAAATAAAAAAGGAACCTATATTATCCAGATTAATACAAAGGATGTAACAAGAGAAAATTATCGGTTTACCATCAATATTTCGACCAATGGTTATGCTTCGCTAACAGCCAGCAGCATGAATAAACAGCCCATCATTTTTAATGGTTATTTAGACGAGCCGAAGAAACAGGATTAA